The nucleotide sequence CATATTATTAGTGCATTAAAAGCAGCTGCTCTTCACAGTGAAACGGTGACATTAACTTGttaggaagaagaaaaaaaacaacaacacaaactgATCAATTACTTGACAAAAAACAAGGTAAAGTAGATGCTAGTCAGTGTTAATGTTCAGTAGTGATAACAGAGACCTCCGCAACAGTCAACGGACTTTGACAGGAAGGTGACagtaaaaaatagatttaatgtGCAGGTCAACAGGGTGGATTTGGCTGACTGGTTCCCTTTCACCATTTAGTGGTCCAACCATGTAGATGACGAGTCTTCTAGGGAACtggctttttattttgctggGAAATAAGTGGATTTCTTCCCTTTCCTTAATACTAAGCTCAATACAGGGTTTTAGGAATCTTCActtctatatatatgtatatatttataaaatccTTCATAGCGTAGTGTTGTTAGGCCTTGGCTCTCTTCTATTATCAGCCCTACAAGCCCGACCTGCCTGAATAGAGTTTTTAAACTAGCTAGAGGCTAAAAATAGCTCTCACATTATTAACTCTCATCAATGGGGTATATTAGTTTTTATCAGCGCTCTACTTCATGGAGGCCTTCAGTGTGTTCTGCTTAGCCGCCTTACTGCTCACTCTGGCTGGGTTAGAACGGGAATGTCGATCTCTATGGCCGACATCCGTGAGCGGGTGGAGTAGCGGTGGCCTGCGTAGCTGGAGGCATATCCCTGCGATGGCGCGTAGCTCTGCGACGGCGCGTAGCTCTGCGATGGAGCGTAGCTCTGTGATGGGGCGTAGCTTTGTGATGGGGCGTAGCTGTAGGTGCCTCCCATCTCTGAGCCGTACCCGTCTGCAGCAGAATGCTGGGGCACGTACACCTGAGCAGGAGCGGGGGCCATCACGTTTTGAATGTAGCCCTGCGAAGGCACAAAAGGCTGCGTGTCGATGATTGTGGGGGGGAGCGCCTGCGGGGGGAACGGCTGCGGGCCGTAGACCGGGGAGGGGGGGAATCCGTTGGCAGTAAGAGGCTGGGTGGAGGGAGAGGAAGACATGGGGGTCAGGGGCAACCAGAAGGGTGAAGGCAGCTTCTTGCACATGCAGTACCACATGAATGTAAGCAGCGCGGCTAACATGAGTCCTCCAGAGCAGCCTATGGCGACGTAGACAGCGAAGCCGTTGGCGAAGATGTTGTCGTATTTACTGTTCATCTGCTTGGTGTGGAACAGGAACCACACTGAAGGCGCCATGGCGACCGCCCCACCCAGGAACAGGAACGTCCCGGCCACCAGATGGCAGCCGGCGCTGTTCACTAGGAACCTGGTGGTCTTCATGTCCGGCTCGGGCTTGTCCGAGCAGCAGCAGGTTTTAAACATCCCAGACAAGGAGAGAAGCAAGGCCAGAGAGCCCAGGGTGAGGCCTGCAGGAAGGCAGAACTGCAGGAGGCGCAGATCCAGCGTGTCTACTTTGGAGTAccactggaagaaaaaaattgtacaATAGGTTAAGGGCTTACATGATGAGATGTGTCTTTTTACTATACAAAATCTAGATTATTAATGTAGGTCAGTAATTTGGACACATTAGTAATATTAGACTGCGCCGATATTTTTAACTTGAAATATCTTTAGTATCCTGGTTTACCAAAGAAATCTTACATTTTGTATAACATGacaaattagggctggacgataattcaataacaatataaatcgagcgatagaaaaaaaaaaaggttcaataacagttttccttccttttgcattctagcctatcgtGTAGGTTAATATTTCAGTCGCtacattctcccaaccaatcacaaacacagaccctggcaccaagctccgcccccttcagagagcctgcgttcctttttctttttcttttttaaaaactggcagttttggtaaaaagttggttaaatgaAGGGTTGAGGTTGAATTCAGTATTTGTGTTCTTTAtgtaaaaataggttgctaagcaacagcataaaatggcctgggctgcactttaaatatatgttttgaattagcTGATAATTATGAATATCGattaatatgatttttattttatcgatcTGCTTTtgttctatatcgtccagccttatgacaaataaacaataaaatatggtAATTTAAAAGAgaacaatacttttttttttacttttagtacacattttttaaccaaGAAAAATATCTGTGAATAATAACTGTCAAATTTTAGATCTGCCATTTTTAAATACCTTTTATGtatgaacatttttttatttgtaccgGCATTATTAATAACAAACcaaaatggtaaaataaataataatttttactaCTAAcaataatgattattattataatactaataataaccATCCCTTCCACTATCATAATACTGTTCTGCATTCATATTCATGGCCTGGTTGTTTTTAAGGCCTTATTGGTTGTTTTTAAGGCCTAAATCTCACAGACATCAGCAGAAAAGAAGCTCAAAACATCTGGGAGTACTACCTCTGAGTCATAGTAGTAACATCCAGAGTGTCCGTCCTGTTTCACGCATTTAGCCCACAGCCCGTCGTACACGCTCACGTTCTTGGCGTTGCGGTTGAAGGTGACGAGTCTCGTGACGCGCCACTGTGGGATCAGCGCCGCCACGGCGATCCCGCCCACAGACACAAAGGCGATGATGAAAGCAAAGGCGTTGGTGGCGTGGATGTCCCGGCACGACATGGCTGGTTTCTGAATGGCTGCGACTGAGTCTGCTGGTTTAGGATAAGCAAACAAAGTCAGTCAACGTGAAGCTGGACAACttccttaaaagaaaaaagaacatttttttctttagaatcCTTTAGAAGAACAACGTCCTAAAAGTTTATCTGACTGACCCGGTTGCTGCTGAAGTAAGTGTGCCACATGCTGACCTAGCTGTGGGCCGCCCCCCCTATAACGCAGCTATTCAGCAGCATGCGGCTGACCCAATATCTTCTGTCCCTGAGTGACAATGCTCTCATTTCACTGGCAAACAAAGTGGGAATGACTGTGTGTCTGAGATGGCAGGAGCGATGGTGTGTGCGCACCGCGGAGGATTACGTCGACTCCACAAgctaaacaaaaagcaaacacgAACAAGCTGGAATTCGGTGTGCGACGGCGACACAACCCTGCGTTTATGCCCAGGGCAGCTTTTGTAAAGTAAACAAACAGTGACTGAGAGAATATCTGGGGTTAAATGATGATTATGGTATATACCTCACAGTTAATACAGTTTTATGTGTTAATAATCCTTGTAGTTATTATGTTTCACCCGTGTAATGAGCTCACGTCTTGTCACAGAAGACCAAAAGTGCAGCCTCAGTCtggtttttagcttttaatCCTATATTCAGCTTCAAAACTAAAGCTGGGAGAGGCCTGACAGTAACTGTCAGCTCTGCAGTCATTTCATCATTTCTTTATGAGACTCCTTCTCATACTTCTCTCTGGATTTACGTTACTTCACCAACCTAATGCTATTAAAGCCGACGTTAATTTAACCGCAATCACTCAAAAGTAGATGAGTTCACTGTTAAAATTTGGcgattaaaaaaactgtttggatAAATTGCAATTTGGCAGGTATGCAAAGATATTCTAATAGTTTGTCAGtccagaatatatatatatatattttttttttaatcgatacGTCTTGATGCAGTTTTTTCACTGCTGCTTTGGTAAAAAGCAAACAGGAACTGAGTATCCGCTGTTTAACGAGATCACGTCTAGAAACtcaaatttgccttttaaattcctttttcaAAAGCAGTTATGTCTGCTTTATGagaatattttactttcatTACCTTTATGTATTCAtgactttaactttttattaattGCTTGTtcggttgtttttcttttttaacattgtgcttttacttttttctcttctgaaATCTTTCTTTACTTTTGAATCATATCTTGTGAAGCTCTCTGCacctgttgtttttaaaaggttatatatgatgtttatttcatgcgatTATGACCCGTTTTCTACTTTCATTATAATTTTTATCATTGTAGAccagaaatgtaaaataaaactattgcCGGCTGTATTATTTTACCCTTCAAGCCCTCCAAGGTCTTCTGTTGATATTTGaagattaaaaactaaaactctAGGAAAGGCaccatagttttattttacttttgactatcattgcttttttgtttgtatgtaaTTGTCAATCATTTGGCTGCCGACACACTATACATTTCTTCTCATAAGGAGAAATGTACagattattgtattttattcatcATGGCCTCAACAGCCTCCCTGAAGACCCGGGGGgaatgttttaaaagcaaatttcTGCTTGATACCTCCCAAATTTATATTTACTTCTGTTTATCTTATTGTAGGTGGGTTTCATTTTTGTTTGGTTTCATTGCACATGTATTTTGATCTTAATGCTTTTATAATCTAGCTTCAAACCAACATTTTATATGTAACccttcaacaacaacaacaacaacaaaaacataatttggtgttttatatctatttaacttttgtttAATGCTCTATAAGTTTATTGTTTCATACTGCCCACattttgtgtctttatttatGAACCATCATCTACTTAGTTTCACATCTTGAGGTGCGATTGTTGTTTCTTTAACTCCTATGAAGCGCTTCGTGTTGCATCTGATTGTATGAAACCATCTGATGTTACATGTTGTTTTCTCACCAAGTATAACATCAACGTCATTATGGTTACCAGACATGCCGACAGCTTTAACAGcgaaaacaattaaacaaacagCAGTTTGTTAAAGTCGATTTTGACAACAAAAATGATCATAACCGTGTCACAACCAGGCCAGCACTAAATCAGCTGTTATTACGGCAGCCGTACTTAGCTCGACCTATTATCGGGGTTTTCGCTCGCTAAAACCTGCTTTTACACTCGTCATTAATAAAGCGAGTTAACCAGTTTGAGAGAATAACATTAGAGAATGTGATGAAAGCGCTAATAATCCTTTTCGACAAAGATCCGCGGCCGTtggacactaattagccagCTAGCCGACGGCTAAGAAAAGTTAGCATTACAGCAGCTACCTGTTGCATCCCTGTTATTTATACTGAAACACAAACCTATGAGTTCAGTATAAGTTTAAATACCTTGTGTTTCCAGATATCTGTCGTATAATACAGTCAACGCGGAGCCATTTCTACTCAGTCCCTTTTCACATACTTGAAGACAAACTAATTACTGACGCTGAGAGTAAAACCGGATGTAGCGTCGAAACCTCCCCTCGGGCGTTTCCGCCCTCCGGGCTGACTCACAGGAGCTTGACCCTTTCCTGGATGTCATCTGTGCTGTTTAAagtctttaaataaaactaccATGCAAATTATTGGTGAATTGCACGTTTGTTCGCCATATTTTAAAAGCCAGTGGGTGGTACATATATCTTTTAgtgaatttattattatttttctcttcatgtctTTCAGGGAGATCTACACATCCACATGATATACAGATCTGCTGGACCAGAGGAACTGAGTGATCTCTTCGGTGGTAAGTGGATTGAAGTGTGCTGTTGTGGAAGTAAAATTATTTGTTGATTTGTGATGTATTTCATTAAACAGAAGTGTTTCCAGGAAATTATTTCTAAAAGGGTATGATCAGATGGGGAGTGCTAAAGGTTGTCCCCCCTAAAAGAACCCAAATATAAAGTTTCTGATGTTAAACCCCCttcatattattatttgaaCCCTGTAGTGCCTTGTTCTGGATTTATTTCAACGTACGTGTTttgtaaacaaatttaaaaaataaaataaattccgaacaataaattaattaattaatagttATATGGTGGTAACAAATACTTGAaatctgattaaataaaaaataattgttgcAACTTGATAAAACATGCAATGCAATGACATGTTAAgttcatataaataaaacttagaGAGTTGGTTTTTGAGCCCCACCGGACCCCCTTCTTGGTTATAACACTGATGCTAAACACAAGAAATGAGTAGAGCggtttctgatttttttttttcttttctagggGATTTACCAGAGCCACCTTTCCCCAGCCCTCCTTTTCCCGGGTCAAAAGTTGTGCACTGGAGAAAAAAGAGACAGGTATGTATTTGATGCTGGTGTATTTGTTcccaaaaaaatcaatgatTTCCATATCGCAGCCCTTCAAGCTACTTCTATTTTTGCCGCTCTTGTTTGACTTTTGCAAGTTCATACTCACTGATTTGTTGTTCCTTTGATGTGGTGCAGGAATCACGAGTGTATTACTAGGTGTATTGTGGTTTTCTTAGATTAACATGCACTGGCTCAGTGGAAGAGAACTGTAAAGCCAGTGTCCATCTGGTGGAAATGATAAATCTGTTGTCTCCTTCCAGGCTCCACATTTCTCACGCAGCATAGAAGATGAGACCAAATACATAGAGCTTATGGTGATCAATGATCACGTAATGGTAAGTTCCAGCTAATGTATAGTTTTTGTTTGCATATTTTTCCATGCACTAGTCACGGGCATTAATGTGATAATAATTTGGGGCTtctaataattttttataacagttaaaatgtttcagtgaCACGATCTCTGCGTGAATAACttcaatgaataaaaaacaaatccaaaacaaaaagaggACTGGCTGAACAAATTGAATTTATTCTGGATTTCATTTGGTTCATATAGACTACGATTATATAAACACATCCCCACTAATCATTAGTTAACTGTTCCCAAGGAAGTAGCTCCTCAACTAAACTCTTTATTTTGTAACCAGCAACAAGCTTTTGAAATAAATCCTAGCCATTAATTTCAGGTTAAGTGCACCAGTACCGCTGACTGGATGGGACCCCCACATCATGACACTGTTatcaccatgcttgacagctgGTCTTCTTAGGTGTGAAAGTCCCACCTTTACTCCTCCGATTGTTCTTCTCTTCTTTGTGGTTAAACAGCTCGGCCAATGTCTCCTTTGACAGTATGATATTTCTTTCAACAGGGTATTTGGCTGGTCCTGGTGCATAGTTTCATATTTCAATGAGGCTTAAGGAGGTTGATATTTAAAGTGGGGCCTTCT is from Fundulus heteroclitus isolate FHET01 chromosome 3, MU-UCD_Fhet_4.1, whole genome shotgun sequence and encodes:
- the cldn12 gene encoding claudin-12, with the translated sequence MSCRDIHATNAFAFIIAFVSVGGIAVAALIPQWRVTRLVTFNRNAKNVSVYDGLWAKCVKQDGHSGCYYYDSEWYSKVDTLDLRLLQFCLPAGLTLGSLALLLSLSGMFKTCCCSDKPEPDMKTTRFLVNSAGCHLVAGTFLFLGGAVAMAPSVWFLFHTKQMNSKYDNIFANGFAVYVAIGCSGGLMLAALLTFMWYCMCKKLPSPFWLPLTPMSSSPSTQPLTANGFPPSPVYGPQPFPPQALPPTIIDTQPFVPSQGYIQNVMAPAPAQVYVPQHSAADGYGSEMGGTYSYAPSQSYAPSQSYAPSQSYAPSQSYAPSQGYASSYAGHRYSTRSRMSAIEIDIPVLTQPE